DNA from Herpetosiphonaceae bacterium:
TCGGCTTCGGCGCGGCAAACGATAAATGCAGGTCGGCGATAGCCCAGATGCGCATAGTGGCTACATTGTAACATCAGTTCCGGGGGAGCGTGGGAACAAAGGAACAAGAGAACAAGGGAACAAAGGGAGCGGAGGAAGCTCTCTGTTCTGTGCTCTTCAAAAATCGCCCTTGACAAAGCCGACAGGGCTTGTATAATACGCACGCATCCAGGCCGAGGTGGCGGAATTGGCAGACGCGCTACTTTGAGGGGGTAGTGGGGGCAACCCCGTAAGGGTTCAAGTCCCTTCCTCGGCACCAATGTTACCTTGTGGGCGATTAGCTCAGTTGGTAGAGCGCTTCGTTTACACCGAAGATGTCAGGGGTTCGAGTCCCTTATCGCCCACCATGTGTAACCAAACAACCGATAGCGCCAGTCGGAAGTCGGCGCGGGGCATGCCAAGGTAGCTCAGTTGGTAGAGCACACGCCTGAAAAGTGTGGGGTCACCAGTTCGATCCTGGTCCTTGGCACCAACAAGAAGGCCAGTCACGTTGTGACTGGCCGTTGTGTTTAACTCAGCAGATCCTCGATGGGATCGACGCCGTGACCCGCGCTGACATGGCCGATCGAGAGCGTGCCGCCGTGTTGCAGCCAGCCGCCGCGCAAGGGCTGCTCGGCCATGAACATCGGTGTATCGAGATCCACGAACGAGAAGCCGCCCAGGCCCGCCGCGAAATGTGCGCTCATATTCATCGCCAGCAGCGTCTCGACCATCCCGCCGATCATCAGGCCGATCCCAGCCGCCTTGCAGATCGCCGCGATCGAGAGCGCCTCGACCACACCCGACTTCATCAGCTTGATATTGACGACATGCGCCGCGCGCTCCTGGGCGATACGCAGCACATCTTCCGCAGTTGTCACCGACTCATCCGCCGCGACCGGCGTTGCGCCTGCGCGTGTCACCTGCGCGAGGCCATCGAGATCGTAGCGTGTCACCGGCTGCTCGAACAGCGCGATCGGAATATTAGCCGCGCGCAGGTGTTCCAGCAGCGCGAGCGCGCCTGATGCGTCGTAGCCGCAGTTGCCGTCGAGCACCAGCGGCGCGTCGGGCACGGCGGCATGGATCGCCGCGATTCGCGCGAGGTCGAGATCGGGCGAGCCGCCGATCTTGATCTTGATCGTCCTGATACCGCGCGCGGCGATCGAGCGAGCCGACTGTGCCGCATGCTCGATCGACCCGGCGGTAATCGTCATATCAGTCTCTAGCTCGGTACACGCGCCGCCGAAAAAGGCCCAGAGCGGAATGCCCGCCTGCCTGGTCAGCGCGTCGAGCAGCGCCGTTTCGAGCGCGCAGCGAGCGGCGGCGGCCTTTGGATCGGCGGCCTTTAGCTCAAGCGCGAGCGCGCGCCACTGCCGCGCATCACGGCCAAGCACCAGCGACCGAAGCGACTCAAGCGCGGCCAATGTGCTCGCCTGAGTCTCGCCGGTGACGGCAGGAAAGGGCGCGGCCTCGCCGTAGCCGCGCGTACCGTCGGAGAGCCGCACCTCAAGCAGAACGTTGTGGGCAACCGGCTGTGCGCCCGTCGCAATCGCAAACGGCTCGATCAGCGGAACATCGAGAGGGCCGAAACGGAGATCGGCGATCGTGGTGGGCGTGGTGGCGTGCATACGGCTCCTTCTAGGGAACAAAGAACAACGAAACAAAGAACAAAGCGGAGAACAAAGGAACAAGGGAACAAGCGAACAAAACGGCTAACTGCCTTGTTCCTTTGTTCCTTTGTTCCCTTGTTCCCTACGCTGGCTACAGCCATGATAGCGATCTGACAGCGCGATGAGTAAGTCCTACCAAAAATGAACGAAATCATCATAGACGCATCACACCGCAAGTATACCCTTGCCGCGCGGTTTGCGCTATCGTTGAGGAGCAAGATTAAGCAACGCATCACCCCCCTTGCAAGGAGATATTCATGCCTGTCCTGCATCGATCGCATCGCCGAATGTATCCCATCTGGATCGGCTTGCTCGTCGCGCTGCTGCTCAGCGCCTGCGGCGCGCCAGCCGCGCCCTCACCATCACCAGCGCCTTCGGCATCGCCCTCGCCCGCAGCAGAAACACCCACGGCGCCCCAGACTAGCCAGGAGCCGACAGCGGCGACAGAGCCGCCAACGCCCCAATCCGCTGCATTCGCCTACCTCTGGCCGACCAAACTCCCCGCCGGATTCGAGATCCGCCCCGCCGGATCTTCCATAGATTCCAATATGTTTACGCTTGAACTCCACAACACCGCCGACAAATCGAGCGCTTTGCTGGTCGGCGGCAAAGCCAGCCCTGCGGCAGAGCCGCCCACCGACGCGGGACAGCGCGCAGAAGTCACCGTGCGCGGTGTCAAAGGCATGGCCTACCAGCGCGGCGCGGGCTACAGCCTCTACTGGGAAGAGCAGGGCACGCCCTACGCCATCATCGGCGGCCTCAGCCTCGACCAGAACAAGGCTATCACCGAGGCGCTTCAGAGCGTCGATTTCAGCACCTGGGAGAGCAACTTAGCCGAGGTCAGCGCTGGTGGTGGAGCCAACCCGCCCGCCGGTGGAGATACAAACCCGCCGCTCGACCCGACGCCACCGCCGCAGTTGGACGCCGTTCCCTACCTCTGGCCGATGAAACTCCCCGAAGGGCTGGCGATCGATCCTACACGCTCCTCGGCGGATCAGAGCGGCTTTTCCCTCGACTTCCGCAGCACCAGCGGCACGGAGCCGATCGCGTCGCTGGTTGGCGGCAAGGGCAGCCCCGCGAGTCAGCATCCCACCGACGCGGGACAGCGCGCAGAAGTCACCGTGCGCGGCGTGAAGGGCCTGGCCTACCAGCACGGCGCGGGCTACAGCCTCTACTGGGAAGAGCAGGGCACGCCCTACGCCATCATCGGCGGCCTCAGCCTCGACCAGAACAAGGCTATCACCGAGGCGCTTCAGAGCGTCGATCTTGCCACCTGGCAATCGCGCCTGGCGGAGATCAAATAGCATCGAGCGAGGCCACGATGCTAAAGCCATTCTCACCATCAATCAGCCAGGCTGCGCAGCTACGCGGCCTGGCTTGCTTTTTGCCAGCTCCCCGCGCCGCAGATCACACGCAGCAGCTATGCGCCACTTACATGCCCGATATAGGCGATCTAGCGCATTGTTGGCACGTCTGATGCGGGGTAAGATCCTATCAGCGAACAGCATCAAATACCACAAGGAGACAGGCTACCATGACCAAGGAATTCAATGTTCCGGCGATTTCTTGCCAGCACTGCGTCAACGCGATCACCAAAGAAGTGACGAGCCTCAGCGGCGTCCAGAACGTCAAGGTCGATCTCGGCAGCAAGCGCGTCAGCGTTCAGGCCGACGATCAAGTCTCGACCGACGCGATCGTCAACGCGATCAACGAGGCGGGCTACGACGACGTAACAGTGCTGAATTGATCTGGCGCGCTTTCACAATCGCATCTGGTAGGGGCGGAGTGGACTCCGCCCCTACGAAGGCCAGCATGATATGACCATCGGAGTGATTGGCACAGGCTGGAGCACGCGCGTCCAGATCCCGGCGTTTCGCGCCGCAGGATTAGAAGTCGTCGCGCTGGCCGGGCGCAACCGCGACAAAACGCGGCGGCTGGCTCAGGAGCAAAACGTCGGCTTTGCCACGGACGACTGGCGCGATGTGCTCCGGCGCGACGAGGTCCGGCTTGTCAGCATCGTCACACCGCCTAATCTGCACAAAGAGATGGCGATCGCGGCGCTTGAGGCGGGCAAGCATGTCGTGTGCGAAAAGCCGATGGCGCTGGACGCCAACGAAACGAAGGCGATGGTTGAGGCGGCCCGGAGGCACAGCCAGCTCTTCACGCTGATCGATCACGAGCTACGCTGCCTGCCGTCGCTGCACCTGGCGCGGCGGCAAATCCAGAGCGGCAGCCTGGGAGCGCTACGCCACGTCGAGGCGACGATCATCGGCAGCTCACGGAGCGATCCGAGCCGTCCGTGGACATGGTGGAGCGACGCGGAGCAGGGCGGCGGTGTGCTCGGCGCGCTCGGCTCGCACATGATCGATCAGATCCGGTTCTTGCTCGGCCCGATCGCCGCCGTCAACGGGCTGACCCACATATGTATTCGCGAGCGTCCCGGCGATACCGGCCCCAGAGCGGTGACAGCCGACGACTACAGCGCGCTGCTGCTGCGTCTGGCGAATGGCGTGCCCGGCACGATCACCATGAGCGCAGTTGCGGGCGTCGCCGAGCCAACACGCATGACCGCGCACTTCGAGCGCGGAGCGCTGCGTATCGAAGCGGGACGGCTCTTGCTCTCGGAGGGCGGTAGCGACTTCCGCGATCTCACGCCCACCGACTCGGTCGATATTCCTGACGAGCTGCGCGGCGGCGAGTTTCCACGCGGCTCGGTGTATCTGGGCCACGCGCTCAAGCGGGCGCTGAACGGCGACCTCACGGCGCTGGCGGAGGCGGCAACCTTCGTCGACGGCGATCGGGTGCAGCGCATTCTGGACGCGGCACGTCGCTCAAGCGCGACCAACGGCGGATGGATTGGCATAGAGGATTAAGCGCGGCGAGACTGATGCTCGCTGTCGGAAACGGTTGGATAACGTTATGGCTACCAAACAACTGAAGCTACCCGTCACGGGTATGACCTGCGCCTCGTGCGCCAATCGGATCGAGCGCGGCCTGAAGAAGGTCGGCGGTGTCGAGCATGCGCAGGTCAACCTGGCAAGCGAGCAGGCGACTATCAATTTCGATCCGCAGCAGGTACAGCCGCCCGCGCTGATCGCGGCGATCGAGGGCAGCGGCTACGGCGTGATCACCGACCGCGTCGAGTTTCCTGTCACGGGCATGACCTGCGCCTCGTGCCAGACGCGCGTCGAAAAAGCGCTGCGCAAAGTCGACGGCGTGCTGAGCGCCAACGTCAACCTCGCAACCGAGCGCGCGGTCGTCGAGTATGCGCCCGGCGTCGCCGATTGGACGACGCTGAAGGCAGCGGTGGAGGCGGCAGGCTACGGCGTGATCGAGCCTGCGGCTGAGGATGCGGCGGAGCACGAGGACATCGAGGCGGCGGCCCGGCGGGCGGAGGTTGCCAACCAGCGCCGTAAGCTGATCGTCGCGGCTGTGTTTGGCCTGCCGCTGTTCTTGCTGGCGATGGCGCGCGACCTGGGCGTGATCTCGCCCTGGCTCACGCCCTACTGGGCGGCGGTCGAGGGCCAGATGGCGCACGAGGGCACCAACATCCACCACTACCCGGCCTACGCCGATATGCTCAACTGGCTGTTCCTGGCGCTGGCGACTCCGGTGCAGTTCTACGCAGGCCGCGACTTCTACCGCAATGCCTGGAAGGCGCTGCGCCACGGCACGGCCAACATGGACACACTGATCGCGATCGGCTCGTCGGCGGCGTATTTCTACAGCCTCGCGCTGATCGTCTCCGGCGCTCCCGGCCACGTCTATCTTGAGACGGCGGCGGTGATCATCGCGCTGATCCTGCTCGGTCGCTTCCTTGAGGTCCGCGCCAAGAGCCAGACCAGCGCTGCGATCAAGGCGCTGATCGGCTTGCAGCCACGCACGGCGCGGATCATGCGCGGCGGCGCCGAGGCCGACGTGCCGATCGCCGAGGTGCGCGTGGGCGACATTGTGGTAGTGCGGCCCGGCGAGAAAGTGCCGGTCGACGGCGTGCTGACCAGCGGCCAGTCGACGATCGACGAGAGCATGCTGTCGGGCGAGAGCATGCCGGTCGAGAAGCGCGTGGGCGACAACGTGATCGGCGCGACGATCAACCGGTCGGGCGCGTTCCAGTTCCGGGCGACGCGCGTCGGCAAAGACACGGCGCTGGCGCAGATCATCCGGCTGGTGCAGGAGGCGCAAGGCTCGAAAGCGCCCGTCCAGCGGCTGGCCGATCAGATCTCGGCGGTCTTCGTCCCGATCGTGATTGGGATCGCACTGGTGACGTTCCTGGCCTGGTACTTCATCGGCGGCGCGAGCTTCACCCAGGCGTTGATCTTCGCGGTCGCGGTGCTGGTGATCGCCTGCCCGTGCGCGCTTGGCCTCGCCACGCCGACCGCGATTATGGTTGGGACGGGCTCCGGCGCTGAGCACGGCATTCTGATCAAAAACGCCGAGGCGCTGGAGCGCGCCAGCGGGATCACGACCGTCGTGCTGGATAAAACCGGCACGATCACCGAGGGCGAGCCGACGGTGACGGATGTGGTCGCGGGCGGAGCGCAAACAGGCGGGGATCAGCGGGTCTTGCAGCTTGCGGCCAGCGTGGAGCGCAACTCGGAGCATCCGCTGGGCGAGGCGATCGTGCGGGCGGCGCAGACGCAAGGGCTGGCGCTGGCACCGACGGAGCGCTTCGAGGCGCTGGCCGGGCACGGCGTGCGCGCCGAGGTCGAGGGGCGCACGGTGCTGGTTGGCTCGCCACGGCTGATGCGCGATCATGGCCTGGCGATCGACGCGATCGAGTCCGCGATCGTGGGGCTGCAAAGCGACGGCAAGACCGCAGTCGTAGTCGCCGCCGACCGCGAGGTGCTGGGCGTGATCGGCATCGCCGACACGATCAAGGAAACCTCGCCTGCCGCCATCGCGGAGCTGAAGCGCCTGGGCCTGCACGCGATTATGCTGACCGGCGATAACCGCCGCACGGCAGAGGCGATCGGGCGACGGGTGGGCCTCACGCCCGACGATGTGCTCTCCGACGTGCTGCCGGAGGCGAAGGCTGCCGAAGTCAAGCGCTTACAGTCGGGCGGCCAGATCACGGCGATGGTCGGTGACGGCATCAACGATGCGCCCGCGCTGGCCCAGGCCGACATCGGCATCGCGATGGGCACGGGCACCGATGTGGCGATGGAAGCCGCCGACATTACGCTGCTGCGCGGCGACCTGCGCTCGGTAGCCCAGGCGATCAAGCTGTCGAAGCAGACGATGCGAACGATCAAATGGAATCTCTTCTGGGCCTTTGCGTACAACGTCGTCGGCATTCCGGTCGCGGCGGGCCTGTTCTATCCCTTCACGGGCTTGCAGCTCTCGCCGATGATCGCCGCCGGTGCGATGGCCTTCTCGTCGGTGTTCGTCGTCACGAACTCGCTGCGGTTGCGGCGGCTCAAGCTTGAGCCGGTCGCGGCCACTCAGCAGCCTCACCCGCAGCTTGCGCCGCAGCGCGCATAACATCATCCGCGCGTCCTGATGCAGCGATGTGTCAGGACGCGCTTTTTTTGATTCGTCTGCACGACGCTGACCAGCCACGAAGACGCACGCCGAAACCACATCGAAGCTGAGCGTCGCCGATCGATGCTGCGATGCGCTTGCTTTTGGCGGCTTTCAAACTATAATCAACCATGAAGATATGCACGATAGAAAGTTCCTGCTTCGATTACGACGCTCAACCCAGGCGAGCACATGAAACTCTACGCGATTAGCGATCTGCATCTCGCCTGTACCTCCAACCGCCAGGCGCTCGAAGCGCTCCCGCCTCAGCCGGAGGACTGGCTGATCCTCGGCGGCGACATCGGCGAGACGGAAGAGCAGCTCAGGTTCGCGCTGGCGACGCTGAGCAGACGCTTTGCTCAACTGCTGTGGGTGCCCGGCAACCACGATCTGTGGACCATGCCATCGGATGGGCCGTCGCTGCGCGGCGATGCCAAGTACCGGCGGCTGGTCGCGGCCTGCCGGGAGTACGGCGTCCTCACGCCCGAAGATCCGTACGTCACCTGGCCGGGCTCGCCCAGGCCCTACGTGCTCGCGCCGATCTTTACGCTCTACGACTATAGCTTTCGCCCGGATGACGTGCCGCTCGATCAGGCCGTGGCCTGGGCCGAGGAGACAGGCGTGGTGTGCAGCGATGAGTTCGTGCTGCATCCTGATCCGTACGCCTCGCGAGCCGAGTGGTGCGCCGCGCGCTGCGACTACACCGAGCGACGGCTGGCGCAGGTGCCGAAAAGCGCCGCGCTGATCGTGATCGGCCATTTTCCACTGCGCCGCGATCTCGTGCGGCTATCCAAAATTCCACGCTTCTCAATCTGGTGCGGCACGCACCGCACCGAGGACTGGCACATGCGCTTCCCGATCTCGACCGTGATCTACGGGCATCTGCACGTACGCGCCACGGACTACCGCGACGGCGTGCGCTACGAAGAGGTTTCGCTGGGCTATCCGAGAAATTGGGAGTTTGATCGAGGCATGCGCAGCTACCTGCGCGAGATCCTGCCAGGGCCGCCACAGCCCTACCCGGAGTACGCCGATCCGGTCTGGCGGTGGTAGTGGTACATTACCGA
Protein-coding regions in this window:
- a CDS encoding heavy metal translocating P-type ATPase yields the protein MATKQLKLPVTGMTCASCANRIERGLKKVGGVEHAQVNLASEQATINFDPQQVQPPALIAAIEGSGYGVITDRVEFPVTGMTCASCQTRVEKALRKVDGVLSANVNLATERAVVEYAPGVADWTTLKAAVEAAGYGVIEPAAEDAAEHEDIEAAARRAEVANQRRKLIVAAVFGLPLFLLAMARDLGVISPWLTPYWAAVEGQMAHEGTNIHHYPAYADMLNWLFLALATPVQFYAGRDFYRNAWKALRHGTANMDTLIAIGSSAAYFYSLALIVSGAPGHVYLETAAVIIALILLGRFLEVRAKSQTSAAIKALIGLQPRTARIMRGGAEADVPIAEVRVGDIVVVRPGEKVPVDGVLTSGQSTIDESMLSGESMPVEKRVGDNVIGATINRSGAFQFRATRVGKDTALAQIIRLVQEAQGSKAPVQRLADQISAVFVPIVIGIALVTFLAWYFIGGASFTQALIFAVAVLVIACPCALGLATPTAIMVGTGSGAEHGILIKNAEALERASGITTVVLDKTGTITEGEPTVTDVVAGGAQTGGDQRVLQLAASVERNSEHPLGEAIVRAAQTQGLALAPTERFEALAGHGVRAEVEGRTVLVGSPRLMRDHGLAIDAIESAIVGLQSDGKTAVVVAADREVLGVIGIADTIKETSPAAIAELKRLGLHAIMLTGDNRRTAEAIGRRVGLTPDDVLSDVLPEAKAAEVKRLQSGGQITAMVGDGINDAPALAQADIGIAMGTGTDVAMEAADITLLRGDLRSVAQAIKLSKQTMRTIKWNLFWAFAYNVVGIPVAAGLFYPFTGLQLSPMIAAGAMAFSSVFVVTNSLRLRRLKLEPVAATQQPHPQLAPQRA
- a CDS encoding metallophosphoesterase; this encodes MKLYAISDLHLACTSNRQALEALPPQPEDWLILGGDIGETEEQLRFALATLSRRFAQLLWVPGNHDLWTMPSDGPSLRGDAKYRRLVAACREYGVLTPEDPYVTWPGSPRPYVLAPIFTLYDYSFRPDDVPLDQAVAWAEETGVVCSDEFVLHPDPYASRAEWCAARCDYTERRLAQVPKSAALIVIGHFPLRRDLVRLSKIPRFSIWCGTHRTEDWHMRFPISTVIYGHLHVRATDYRDGVRYEEVSLGYPRNWEFDRGMRSYLREILPGPPQPYPEYADPVWRW
- a CDS encoding dipeptide epimerase — protein: MHATTPTTIADLRFGPLDVPLIEPFAIATGAQPVAHNVLLEVRLSDGTRGYGEAAPFPAVTGETQASTLAALESLRSLVLGRDARQWRALALELKAADPKAAAARCALETALLDALTRQAGIPLWAFFGGACTELETDMTITAGSIEHAAQSARSIAARGIRTIKIKIGGSPDLDLARIAAIHAAVPDAPLVLDGNCGYDASGALALLEHLRAANIPIALFEQPVTRYDLDGLAQVTRAGATPVAADESVTTAEDVLRIAQERAAHVVNIKLMKSGVVEALSIAAICKAAGIGLMIGGMVETLLAMNMSAHFAAGLGGFSFVDLDTPMFMAEQPLRGGWLQHGGTLSIGHVSAGHGVDPIEDLLS
- a CDS encoding DUF4367 domain-containing protein encodes the protein MPVLHRSHRRMYPIWIGLLVALLLSACGAPAAPSPSPAPSASPSPAAETPTAPQTSQEPTAATEPPTPQSAAFAYLWPTKLPAGFEIRPAGSSIDSNMFTLELHNTADKSSALLVGGKASPAAEPPTDAGQRAEVTVRGVKGMAYQRGAGYSLYWEEQGTPYAIIGGLSLDQNKAITEALQSVDFSTWESNLAEVSAGGGANPPAGGDTNPPLDPTPPPQLDAVPYLWPMKLPEGLAIDPTRSSADQSGFSLDFRSTSGTEPIASLVGGKGSPASQHPTDAGQRAEVTVRGVKGLAYQHGAGYSLYWEEQGTPYAIIGGLSLDQNKAITEALQSVDLATWQSRLAEIK
- a CDS encoding Gfo/Idh/MocA family oxidoreductase — its product is MTIGVIGTGWSTRVQIPAFRAAGLEVVALAGRNRDKTRRLAQEQNVGFATDDWRDVLRRDEVRLVSIVTPPNLHKEMAIAALEAGKHVVCEKPMALDANETKAMVEAARRHSQLFTLIDHELRCLPSLHLARRQIQSGSLGALRHVEATIIGSSRSDPSRPWTWWSDAEQGGGVLGALGSHMIDQIRFLLGPIAAVNGLTHICIRERPGDTGPRAVTADDYSALLLRLANGVPGTITMSAVAGVAEPTRMTAHFERGALRIEAGRLLLSEGGSDFRDLTPTDSVDIPDELRGGEFPRGSVYLGHALKRALNGDLTALAEAATFVDGDRVQRILDAARRSSATNGGWIGIED
- a CDS encoding copper ion binding protein; translation: MTKEFNVPAISCQHCVNAITKEVTSLSGVQNVKVDLGSKRVSVQADDQVSTDAIVNAINEAGYDDVTVLN